One bacterium genomic window, CAGGGTGATCGACTGGTGGTTTGACAAATATGGCGCATATGCCGTGGCGGTAAAATCACAGAACGCATACAGCCGTGACATCGATTATGAAAGAATTCCGGGGGAGAAAGTCGAAGGTGCATTTAAAAGACTGTTGGACGGGCAAACCATCACGATTCCGGAAAAGAAGGCGATCGAGGATCATCTGTTCTGGTATGCGGCTGACAAGGCAGTACAATTCGATCTTCCGGTCAAACTGCATACAGGCTACTATGTCGGGCACGATTATATGCCATTGTCACGGCTCATGCAAAATCCCGGTTCCGCGGCGGATTTATGCCGCAGGGCACCGGATACGAAATTTGTGTTCATGCACATCTGCTATCCCCTCTATGAAGATATGATCGCCCTTGCCAAGCATTATACGAACGCTTATGTAGACATGTGCTGGTCATGGATAATCAATCCCGTCGCCGCCAAAGATTTTCTTAAAAAATTTCTCGTGACTGCTCCGGCAAACAAGGTTTTTACGTTCGGAGGCGACTATTATTCGGTGGAAGCGGTATTGGGACATGCCATGATGGCCAGGCAGGGGATAGCTCTCGCCCTGTCCGAGCTCGTTGAAGAGGGATGGATGAGCCGTGCCGATGCGCTCGAAATTGTCGATCCCGTCATGCATGAAAACGCGCGGGCTTTCTTTAATCTCGATGAAAAGAAAAAAGTACTCGAAAAGGCGCCGTGGCGGTGATTTCCCTCTGGGGGAATCATCTCGGATTGTCTGGTCTCGCCTGATAAATGCTTTTTCCGTGGCTCCGGAACCGGAACATGTATCCTGCGATTGAGAGCGTGAAAATAACCAGGTTCATGTTATGAATAACGAGTTACCGGATTCATCTGAAAATTTATTTGAAAATCGATTCGTCTATCCAGTCCGCGTAAGGATTGGGAGCTTCCCAGTCATCGGAAAGATCATCAACCCTCGTCAGCGCTCCTTTATGTTCGAGATGAGATTTGAAGCCGGCGAGAAATATTTTATTTTTTTTCAGAATATACTCGTAACTCCAGGGCATTGTACGGGATTCGAACAATCTCTGGATTGCGAAAATTGTCGGGTAAAACAGAGAGTTAAGACGGTTCATGTGCTCGCCCTCAGGATTATGCTG contains:
- a CDS encoding amidohydrolase family protein, giving the protein MKGRVIPRRSILKGAGALGPLAVLHSKTAHGEDKKLPDIYRTINISPLRKELFDKVFSTPFIDTHEHLFEESERLAGTATPGIRSDDWTMVFSLYVSDDMMTAGMSQQESNRFFSPDVAPNDKWRLLEPCWPYIRNTGYGQAVCIAIRELYGVDELTAQTVRQVQAGYERVRQAGFYRYILGDLANIESCQVNCIIPPFRESAMPLLLMQDISILRMYEGPDIETYANPAGIRVTSLSDWHRVIDWWFDKYGAYAVAVKSQNAYSRDIDYERIPGEKVEGAFKRLLDGQTITIPEKKAIEDHLFWYAADKAVQFDLPVKLHTGYYVGHDYMPLSRLMQNPGSAADLCRRAPDTKFVFMHICYPLYEDMIALAKHYTNAYVDMCWSWIINPVAAKDFLKKFLVTAPANKVFTFGGDYYSVEAVLGHAMMARQGIALALSELVEEGWMSRADALEIVDPVMHENARAFFNLDEKKKVLEKAPWR